Proteins co-encoded in one Dendropsophus ebraccatus isolate aDenEbr1 chromosome 9, aDenEbr1.pat, whole genome shotgun sequence genomic window:
- the LOC138801787 gene encoding putative nuclease HARBI1 has protein sequence MEEQQSKRPRFWSKKWLQQREEFSHMPLFCELKERNPDDYRNYLRMSSDTFSKLLDRVRPLIEKHDTVMRPAIPAEQRLAATLRFMATGRSLQDLKFTTAISQPMLSRIVPETCTAIVTSLQAEYFKFPSSEQEWLAVADEFKELWQFPNCGGALDGKNIRITQPTNSGSYFYNYKGFFSIVLMALVNAKYEFLMVDVGTNGRMSDGGVLERTEFSKRLRQSALHLPGNDKTVSNLNFVFVADDAFPLHPNLLKPYPSRNLTMEKKIFNYRLSRARRVVENTFGIMANRFRMFHTAINLKPENIDKVVMACCVLHNFLRRQTYLSSSREESGSGLIDAVDQFTSLQPTSFHRHSHDAITARDLYKNYFNGEGSVPWQEGYL, from the exons ATGGAGGAACAGCAATCAAAGCGTCCGCGGTTTTGGTCAAAGAAATGGCTCCAGCAGCGTGAAGAATTTTCCCATATGCCATTGTTCTGTGAGTTAAAGGAAAGAAATCCCGATGATTACCGTAATTATCTTCGAATGTCTTCTGATACATTTTCAAAGCTATTGGATCGTGTACGTCCTTTAATTGAAAAACATGACACTGTGATGCGTCCGGCTATTCCAGCCGAACAAAGACTTGCGGCCACTCTTCGTTTTATGGCCACAGGGAGGTCTTTACAAGACCTAAAATTCACAACCGCAATTTCACAGCCGATGCTATCTCGAATAGTTCCAGAGACGTGCACAGCTATAGTGACATCGTTGCAAGCAGAGTACTTCAAG TTTCCAAGCTCAGAACAGGAATGGCTGGCTGTCGCTGATGAATTTAAAGAGCTGTGGCAATTCCCCAACTGCGGAGGGGCACTTGATGGCAAGAACATAAGGATTACGCAGCCGACAAATTCTGGTTCTTATTTTTATAactataaaggttttttttcaattgtttTAATGGCTCTTGTCAATGCCAAATATGAATTCCTAATGGTGGATGTAGGTACAAATGGAAGAATGTCAGATGGGGGTGTTTTGGAGCGGACTGAGTTTTCAAAGAGGTTGCGCCAGTCAGCTCTGCATTTGCCTGGTAACGATAAGACTGTGTCTAATTTGAATTTTGTTTTTGTCGCCGATGATGCTTTCCCTCTGCATCCAAACCTCCTAAAACCTTACCCTTCCAGGAATCTCACAATGGAGAAAAAAATCTTCAACTACCGATTGTCTCGTGCACGGAGGGTGGTGGAAAATACTTTTGGGATCATGGCCAACAGATTTCGAATGTTCCACACGGCTATTAACCTCAAGCCTGAAAACATAGACAAAGTGGTAATGGCTTGCTGTGTATTGCATAATTTCCTCCGCCGTCAAACCTATTTGTCTTCATCCAGGGAAGAGAGTGGATCTGGCCTAATCGATGCAGTGGACCAGTTTACATCCCTACAGCCTACATCTTTTCACCGACACAGTCACGACGCTATTACAGCCCGGGATTTGTACAAAAATTATTTTAACGGGGAAGGGTCTGTGCCATGGCAAGAAGGCTATTTGTAA